In Leptospira ellinghausenii, the following proteins share a genomic window:
- a CDS encoding sodium-translocating pyrophosphatase has protein sequence MNVELIIIVMALVSIATAIFYAARVIRIQVGAEGGNDKETAKLKEISAAIAEGAMAFLLREYRVILLFISFMTVLIYLLLDNPNTEFNEGIYTSIAFVSGALISCLSGFIGMKIATAGNVRTAQAAKTSLSKAFRVAFDSGAVMGFGLIGLAVLGMIGLFLLFTGSNPTVAKHILMESLAGFGLGGSSVALFGRVGGGIYTKAADVGADLVGKVEKGIPEDDPRNPATIADNVGDNVGDIAGMGADLFGSAAEATCAALVIGATASALADNNSALLYPLLISAIGIPASLITTFFARVKEGGNVEKALKLQLWISTFIVAGALYFATDLFMIDSFQIGDKTITKWNVYTSVALGLFAGMFIGWITEIYTSHSYKPVREVADACETGAATNIIYGLALGYKSTVVPVILLVIVIVVSNILAGMYGIAISAIGMISTIAIGLTIDAYGPVSDNAGGIAEMAELGKDVRDRTDTLDAAGNTTAAVGKGFAIGSAALTSLALFAAFITRTQNASKEMGEGAIDLTSIELLDPLVFGGLLFGAMLPFIFSAMTMKSVGKAALDMVKEVRRQFKEIPGLMEGKAKPEYAKCVDISTSAALREMIPPGLLVLLSPIVVGYLFGVKSLAGLLAGALVSGVVLAISSANSGGAWDNAKKYIEKTAGGKGSEKHKAAVVGDTVGDPFKDTSGPAINILIKLMAITSLVFAEFFVTKGGIVLNFFK, from the coding sequence ATGAATGTAGAGTTAATCATTATCGTCATGGCACTGGTCTCCATCGCCACGGCGATTTTCTACGCCGCACGTGTTATACGTATCCAAGTGGGCGCAGAGGGTGGCAACGACAAAGAAACCGCCAAATTAAAAGAAATCTCCGCCGCGATCGCAGAAGGGGCTATGGCCTTCCTTCTCAGAGAATACCGTGTCATTCTGCTTTTTATCAGCTTCATGACGGTTCTCATTTATCTTTTATTAGATAATCCCAACACAGAATTCAATGAAGGAATTTATACTTCGATCGCTTTTGTTTCGGGAGCTCTCATTTCTTGCCTTTCTGGTTTTATCGGGATGAAAATTGCGACTGCTGGAAACGTAAGAACTGCCCAAGCTGCAAAAACTTCTCTTTCAAAAGCCTTCCGAGTCGCATTTGACTCTGGAGCTGTCATGGGTTTTGGACTGATTGGTCTTGCTGTTCTTGGCATGATTGGTTTATTCCTACTTTTCACAGGTTCCAATCCAACTGTTGCAAAACACATCCTCATGGAATCTCTTGCTGGTTTTGGCCTTGGTGGATCATCAGTGGCACTCTTTGGACGTGTGGGTGGTGGTATTTACACAAAAGCTGCAGACGTTGGTGCTGACTTAGTTGGAAAAGTGGAAAAAGGAATCCCGGAAGATGACCCTCGTAACCCTGCAACCATTGCAGATAACGTAGGAGACAACGTGGGTGACATTGCTGGTATGGGTGCTGACCTTTTTGGTTCGGCAGCGGAAGCAACTTGTGCGGCACTTGTAATTGGTGCAACAGCTTCAGCTCTTGCAGATAATAACTCAGCTCTTCTTTATCCTCTTTTGATTTCTGCGATTGGAATTCCAGCTTCACTCATCACAACTTTTTTTGCGCGAGTGAAAGAAGGTGGAAACGTAGAAAAAGCTCTCAAACTCCAACTTTGGATTTCAACATTCATTGTGGCAGGTGCTCTTTACTTCGCTACTGACCTGTTTATGATCGATAGTTTCCAAATCGGCGACAAAACCATCACAAAATGGAATGTATACACTTCAGTCGCATTAGGTTTGTTTGCTGGTATGTTTATCGGTTGGATCACTGAGATTTATACCTCTCACTCGTATAAACCTGTACGTGAAGTTGCAGATGCTTGTGAGACTGGTGCTGCAACCAACATCATTTATGGATTAGCTCTTGGTTACAAATCCACTGTAGTTCCAGTCATTTTACTTGTGATCGTAATTGTGGTTTCCAATATCCTTGCTGGGATGTATGGAATTGCGATTTCTGCAATTGGTATGATCTCTACCATTGCGATTGGCCTTACTATCGATGCTTACGGCCCTGTATCAGATAATGCAGGTGGGATTGCTGAAATGGCAGAACTTGGAAAAGACGTTCGTGACAGAACCGATACTTTGGATGCAGCAGGAAACACAACTGCGGCGGTTGGAAAGGGATTTGCGATTGGATCTGCGGCTCTTACTTCACTTGCTCTATTTGCTGCGTTTATCACAAGAACTCAAAATGCTTCCAAGGAAATGGGAGAGGGAGCAATTGATTTAACATCAATCGAACTCCTTGATCCGCTTGTATTCGGTGGTCTTCTTTTTGGAGCGATGCTTCCTTTTATTTTCTCTGCTATGACCATGAAGTCAGTCGGAAAGGCAGCTCTTGATATGGTAAAAGAAGTACGTCGCCAATTCAAAGAGATCCCTGGACTTATGGAAGGAAAAGCAAAACCAGAGTATGCAAAATGTGTGGATATTTCCACTTCAGCTGCCCTTCGTGAAATGATTCCTCCAGGTCTTCTCGTACTCCTTAGCCCAATAGTTGTGGGTTATTTGTTTGGTGTTAAGTCTCTTGCGGGTTTACTTGCGGGGGCGCTTGTGTCAGGTGTCGTGCTTGCAATCTCTTCTGCTAACTCTGGTGGAGCCTGGGACAACGCGAAAAAATACATCGAAAAAACTGCTGGTGGAAAAGGTTCTGAAAAACACAAAGCAGCGGTTGTCGGTGATACAGTAGGTGATCCGTTTAAAGATACATCTGGACCTGCAATCAACATCCTTATCAAACTGATGGCAATCACATCACTTGTGTTTGCTGAGTTTTTTGTGACAAAAGGTGGAATCGTATTAAATTTCTTTAAATAA
- a CDS encoding Ig-like domain-containing protein, with protein MVMWKRIRLLFLFVFSSVHCLPEPSPSLLGILVLPLVTQTSATFTIESTTPANGATGVSLNPTITIIMTQAIEPTSLNTNISCSPSCPSLTGGSSNRTITLTPTSALTSGITYTITLNQNIQSTFGLTLGTNTSFSFTTL; from the coding sequence ATGGTCATGTGGAAAAGAATCAGATTGTTATTTCTATTTGTATTTTCTTCCGTACATTGTTTGCCGGAACCTTCACCTTCCTTACTGGGTATTCTTGTGTTACCGCTTGTCACACAAACTTCTGCAACCTTTACCATTGAATCCACAACACCAGCTAATGGAGCCACGGGTGTGAGCCTTAATCCAACGATCACCATCATCATGACCCAAGCCATTGAACCCACATCTCTCAATACAAATATTTCCTGCTCTCCTTCTTGCCCAAGCCTGACTGGTGGATCATCGAATCGTACAATCACTCTCACACCAACCAGTGCACTCACTTCTGGGATTACGTATACAATCACCTTAAACCAAAACATCCAATCCACCTTTGGACTTACCTTAGGAACCAATACTAGTTTTAGTTTTACAACTTTATGA
- a CDS encoding TRL-like family protein: MGFRFLQFFILMFLIQCASSGFGTQGLLYENQRISMMETGLTATKEGFSCSISYLGLVAYGDASIEMAQRQGNIKEITSIELETYNFFGIYAKLCTVTRGN, translated from the coding sequence TTGGGCTTTCGGTTCCTCCAATTCTTCATTCTTATGTTTCTCATTCAATGTGCCAGTTCAGGATTTGGCACACAAGGCCTTCTTTATGAAAACCAAAGGATCTCAATGATGGAAACAGGTCTTACTGCCACAAAAGAGGGTTTTTCCTGTTCGATATCTTATTTAGGACTTGTCGCCTATGGCGACGCATCAATCGAAATGGCACAACGCCAAGGAAACATCAAAGAAATTACGTCAATTGAATTAGAAACCTATAATTTCTTCGGGATTTACGCAAAACTATGTACGGTAACTAGAGGAAATTAG
- a CDS encoding TRL-like family protein: MKRFLCVGWIFLLGNCLSIQIGNPSFTVFQNKGQSGWYTPGKIPVPGDTYVESCTTNYFGLVSVGNASYEWVTKRSQLKEIHSVDHIYKNQYFFFQELCLRVTGI, encoded by the coding sequence ATGAAGAGATTCCTATGTGTTGGGTGGATTTTTTTATTAGGGAACTGTCTTAGTATCCAAATTGGAAATCCATCTTTCACTGTTTTCCAAAACAAAGGACAATCTGGATGGTATACGCCTGGGAAAATTCCAGTTCCTGGGGATACCTATGTAGAATCCTGTACCACGAATTATTTTGGTCTTGTGAGTGTAGGGAATGCTAGTTACGAATGGGTAACGAAAAGATCCCAGCTAAAAGAAATCCATAGCGTGGATCATATCTATAAAAACCAATATTTCTTTTTCCAAGAACTTTGTTTGCGGGTAACAGGAATATGA
- a CDS encoding SGNH/GDSL hydrolase family protein encodes MKKLRFIFLIGVTVFLIHCDKKKDPVNDFETNLLCTTLAICNGETPAKTGIIGDSWTDLLLGFPFVETLRPQLENRYNYKFAGATLGGKTLQQVVSQGLQFQVIDQGGADMKVVLLSLGGNDIQANLNEYIGNINTVQAQRFATFKANLKQLIITGNAYKISRFGGPPIKWIIHGYDYPNPYMTPVIAGSDEGCKSKFDRIGLIVPDAGVFTSTQLDAFNNLLVDITREEPSLIYVDLRNTLGGKPASRAELMLDCIHANNLGYTLLADKLARLIYPVTNIGL; translated from the coding sequence ATGAAAAAGCTTAGATTCATATTTTTAATTGGGGTCACAGTATTTCTCATACACTGCGACAAAAAAAAGGATCCAGTAAATGATTTTGAAACAAATTTACTCTGTACTACCCTTGCAATTTGTAATGGAGAAACACCAGCAAAAACCGGAATCATTGGTGATAGTTGGACCGACCTTTTATTAGGATTCCCATTCGTCGAAACCTTAAGACCTCAATTGGAAAATCGATATAATTATAAATTTGCGGGTGCAACTTTGGGTGGAAAAACTCTACAACAAGTAGTCAGCCAAGGACTCCAGTTCCAAGTGATCGACCAAGGTGGTGCCGATATGAAAGTAGTATTACTTTCACTAGGTGGAAATGATATCCAGGCAAATCTAAACGAATACATAGGAAATATCAACACTGTCCAAGCTCAAAGATTTGCAACCTTCAAAGCTAATTTAAAACAACTCATCATTACTGGTAATGCATATAAAATCTCGCGTTTTGGTGGTCCACCAATCAAGTGGATCATACATGGGTATGATTATCCAAATCCATATATGACGCCAGTCATTGCAGGTTCTGATGAAGGTTGTAAATCTAAATTTGATCGAATTGGATTGATTGTTCCTGATGCAGGTGTATTTACTTCCACTCAGCTTGATGCTTTTAACAACTTACTTGTTGATATCACAAGAGAAGAACCTTCACTTATTTATGTTGACTTAAGAAATACTTTGGGTGGGAAACCAGCTTCAAGAGCCGAATTGATGTTAGATTGTATTCATGCAAATAATTTAGGGTATACTCTTCTAGCAGATAAATTGGCGAGATTAATTTACCCAGTCACTAATATAGGATTATAA
- a CDS encoding dicarboxylate/amino acid:cation symporter, whose protein sequence is MSLPKIAFWKQILIALVLGLSLGISLNPESGIVSKESIIPYLPWLKLPGDIFLNLLQMIMIPLVIVSIALGVSSLKNLKDLWNLGSKTLIYFIFTTIISVSIGITLTLVSKPGNQIQNKIQNQSTTDSITTNVSKDKEESIPEIITNIIPKNIINVWSKQQMLSIVFLGMMLGIFFLTSKESGTALKAFCHSLESFCLWVVSLAMKLAPLAVLGLMSYAMVQIGFTLVMGLITYILTVLVGLFLILLFYGLMVFVFTKKNPIHFFYLIREIPILGFSTSSSSSVLPYSLKVAKEKLKLKETVADFVLPLGATINMDGTALYQAVATVFLSQVYQIELSSIDLFLLVGTVTAASIGTAATPGVGLVILSSILYTFHIPIEGITILFGVDRFLDMCRTSVNLTGDLSCAYIMDHIWKEEK, encoded by the coding sequence ATGTCACTTCCCAAAATTGCCTTTTGGAAACAAATTCTCATCGCTTTAGTGTTAGGTTTATCTTTAGGAATTAGTTTAAATCCTGAATCCGGAATCGTTTCTAAAGAATCGATAATTCCCTATTTACCATGGCTTAAACTTCCAGGTGATATATTTTTAAACTTATTACAAATGATCATGATTCCACTTGTGATTGTTTCCATAGCTTTAGGAGTTTCTAGTCTAAAAAATCTGAAAGACCTTTGGAATTTAGGAAGTAAAACCCTTATTTATTTTATCTTCACAACCATAATTTCGGTAAGCATTGGGATTACGCTCACTTTGGTTTCCAAACCTGGGAACCAAATCCAAAACAAAATTCAAAATCAATCAACCACAGATTCCATCACGACCAATGTATCGAAGGATAAAGAAGAATCGATTCCTGAAATCATAACAAATATCATTCCGAAAAACATAATTAATGTTTGGTCGAAACAACAAATGTTATCGATCGTATTTTTGGGAATGATGTTAGGAATTTTTTTTCTAACATCCAAAGAATCTGGAACAGCCCTCAAAGCGTTTTGTCATTCCTTAGAAAGTTTTTGCCTATGGGTAGTTTCTTTGGCAATGAAACTTGCTCCTCTCGCTGTATTGGGACTGATGAGTTATGCAATGGTTCAAATAGGTTTTACTCTAGTGATGGGTTTGATTACTTACATTTTGACTGTGTTAGTTGGACTATTTTTGATTTTGTTATTTTATGGATTGATGGTGTTCGTTTTTACAAAAAAAAACCCAATTCATTTTTTTTATTTAATTCGTGAGATCCCCATTTTGGGTTTTTCCACATCGAGTTCGAGTTCTGTTTTGCCCTATTCACTCAAAGTAGCAAAAGAGAAGTTAAAGCTAAAAGAAACAGTAGCTGATTTTGTTTTACCATTGGGGGCCACAATCAATATGGATGGAACAGCCCTATACCAAGCGGTAGCGACTGTATTTTTAAGTCAGGTGTACCAAATTGAATTAAGTTCAATAGATTTATTTTTGTTAGTTGGAACGGTGACAGCAGCTTCCATAGGAACAGCAGCCACTCCTGGAGTAGGTCTCGTAATTCTTTCTTCTATCCTGTATACGTTCCATATACCCATAGAAGGTATCACAATTCTTTTTGGTGTTGACCGCTTTTTGGATATGTGTAGAACTTCAGTAAATCTGACCGGCGACCTCTCTTGCGCTTATATCATGGACCATATCTGGAAGGAAGAAAAATAA
- a CDS encoding DEAD/DEAH box helicase, which translates to MDIPTQLSLDFETAVEPKQSKEYGFLIDEPELGLAKVTKETTTSVELFFESKELFRTVNKSNRNLHFLNQYPESLRVWEEFPKAMDLALTASQLKLTYNFNKLSSLSNSRTRLLPHQIESTFIVANSLKPRFILADEVGLGKTIEAGLAVKELMFRRGLKRVLVVAPSPLLVQWQQEMKNKFNEEFAIVRRRNFVTNGPDHWKNFNKIITSIDFIKNPRYAEEILATKWDIVVFDEAHRLRRDYSKITRGYLFAEKIARKTECLLLLTATPFRGKLEELFYLLHLVDPNILGPYHTFINDYVVGQKGDLKEKISKVLLRRRKVEVGGFTKRFAKTVRIDLSPIERAFYDETTEYVKREYNMAMGTKNRAIGFVMVVFQKLLDSSVIALLSALQKRKFMLESKFHYMKEHETNLDDWDLDETEGVEDFITELEDEEMSSFQRIKRELFTLNRLIHLGKQIKEDKKTQKLKETLYRLKKEGHKKFIIFTQFRTTQDHLQSVLEPDFKVSPFHGSLSMDEKEVAIQKFKEDYEILICTEAGGEGRNLQFANILFNYDLPWSPLKIEQRIGRIHRFGQKDNVYIFNFASKDTVAERILEVLTNKIRLFEESIGASDDLLGTIEEELDFNSSLMKFITGTKTKEELETEFDLRIQVAQKGFEKLNALVTPKVLDFNLKDYYDHTLEEREWNNSHLEEVVSEGSKFFQNQLPGSLTAVSKGAYEYKNLEGKVKKATFDSDLALTNDSLEFMAFGHPFVEKVTELLTQSDVGRKKKYLYSKDLNQKILFVFQVEFDFSLKRKDLFFIEYDLKKKRSVVFTDKPKEWMEGKTYVPEKEIALSKLEEAFIQCYPIVESEAENKKEILRKETLSIFQKEEYKVELSHQKTIRQLEEKLMRQEAAYKWDNRPEKKAVLHKTMKEIQRAKDEYTVEMRKIKNGAKIFHRIQLFQTYICI; encoded by the coding sequence ATGGATATCCCTACTCAATTAAGTTTAGATTTTGAAACAGCGGTTGAACCAAAACAATCGAAAGAGTATGGGTTTTTAATCGACGAACCAGAGTTAGGTCTAGCAAAAGTTACAAAAGAAACTACTACCTCAGTAGAATTATTCTTCGAATCCAAAGAATTATTTAGAACTGTCAATAAATCCAATCGTAATTTACATTTTTTAAACCAATACCCGGAATCACTTCGAGTTTGGGAAGAATTTCCCAAAGCGATGGACCTTGCTCTCACTGCAAGCCAACTCAAACTTACTTATAATTTTAATAAACTTTCATCACTATCGAATTCTAGAACTCGATTACTTCCTCACCAAATCGAATCCACTTTTATCGTTGCCAATAGTTTAAAACCTCGTTTTATTTTAGCCGATGAAGTGGGCCTTGGGAAAACCATCGAAGCAGGCCTTGCCGTTAAAGAATTGATGTTTCGACGCGGATTGAAACGCGTGTTAGTTGTAGCTCCATCACCTCTCCTTGTCCAATGGCAACAAGAGATGAAAAACAAATTCAACGAAGAATTTGCTATTGTTCGTCGCCGTAATTTTGTGACAAACGGACCTGATCATTGGAAAAATTTTAATAAAATCATCACTTCCATCGACTTTATCAAAAACCCAAGGTATGCAGAAGAAATTTTGGCTACTAAATGGGACATTGTTGTTTTCGACGAAGCACATAGGCTCCGACGTGATTATTCTAAAATTACACGTGGTTATCTATTTGCTGAAAAAATTGCTCGTAAAACAGAATGTTTACTCCTTCTCACTGCCACACCATTTCGGGGAAAATTGGAAGAGTTATTTTACCTATTACATCTGGTAGATCCAAATATTTTGGGTCCTTATCACACGTTTATCAACGATTATGTAGTTGGCCAAAAAGGGGATCTTAAGGAAAAAATCTCCAAAGTATTACTCCGCCGTCGAAAAGTGGAAGTGGGTGGATTTACCAAACGATTTGCAAAAACCGTTCGAATCGATTTATCTCCCATTGAACGGGCGTTTTATGATGAAACCACTGAGTATGTAAAACGTGAATACAATATGGCTATGGGAACTAAAAACCGTGCCATTGGATTTGTAATGGTGGTTTTCCAAAAATTACTCGATTCTTCAGTCATTGCATTACTCTCTGCTCTCCAAAAAAGAAAGTTTATGTTGGAATCCAAATTCCATTACATGAAGGAACATGAAACAAACCTTGATGATTGGGATTTAGATGAAACAGAAGGTGTGGAAGATTTTATCACAGAACTGGAAGACGAAGAGATGTCTAGTTTCCAAAGGATCAAACGTGAATTATTCACACTCAATCGATTGATCCATTTAGGGAAACAAATCAAAGAAGATAAAAAAACACAGAAACTCAAAGAAACTCTCTATCGATTGAAAAAAGAAGGTCATAAAAAGTTTATCATCTTCACACAATTTAGAACCACACAAGACCATTTACAATCAGTATTGGAACCAGACTTTAAAGTTTCACCATTCCATGGTTCACTGAGTATGGACGAAAAAGAAGTCGCCATCCAAAAATTCAAAGAAGACTACGAAATTTTAATCTGTACAGAAGCTGGTGGAGAGGGGCGTAATTTACAATTCGCAAACATACTTTTTAATTACGATCTTCCTTGGAGTCCTTTAAAAATTGAACAAAGAATCGGTAGGATCCATCGTTTTGGCCAAAAAGACAATGTGTATATCTTTAACTTCGCATCCAAAGACACAGTAGCTGAACGAATTTTAGAAGTATTAACCAACAAAATCCGTTTGTTTGAAGAATCCATTGGTGCTTCCGATGATTTACTCGGTACAATCGAAGAAGAATTAGATTTTAACTCTAGTTTGATGAAATTTATCACAGGTACAAAAACTAAAGAAGAATTAGAAACCGAATTTGACCTTCGTATCCAGGTTGCTCAAAAAGGTTTTGAAAAACTGAATGCCCTTGTTACACCGAAGGTATTGGATTTTAATTTAAAAGATTATTATGATCACACTCTTGAAGAAAGAGAATGGAACAATAGTCACTTAGAAGAAGTGGTTTCCGAAGGATCGAAATTTTTCCAAAACCAACTACCTGGTTCCTTAACGGCCGTTAGCAAAGGAGCTTATGAGTATAAAAATTTAGAAGGAAAAGTTAAAAAAGCAACTTTTGATTCTGATTTAGCACTTACCAATGATTCTTTGGAGTTTATGGCATTTGGTCATCCATTTGTAGAGAAGGTAACAGAACTTTTAACTCAAAGTGATGTTGGTCGTAAGAAAAAATACTTATACTCCAAAGATCTCAATCAAAAAATCCTTTTTGTCTTCCAAGTAGAGTTTGATTTTTCACTCAAACGAAAGGATTTATTTTTCATTGAATACGATTTGAAAAAAAAGAGATCTGTTGTATTCACTGACAAACCCAAAGAATGGATGGAGGGCAAAACATACGTACCTGAAAAGGAAATCGCCCTTTCCAAACTCGAAGAAGCATTTATTCAATGTTATCCCATCGTAGAATCTGAAGCAGAGAACAAAAAAGAAATCTTACGTAAAGAAACACTCTCCATTTTCCAAAAGGAAGAATACAAAGTAGAACTATCTCATCAAAAAACGATTCGACAATTGGAAGAAAAATTAATGCGCCAAGAAGCTGCTTACAAATGGGACAACCGACCTGAAAAAAAAGCAGTGCTTCATAAAACAATGAAGGAAATCCAGAGGGCAAAGGATGAATACACTGTAGAAATGCGCAAAATTAAAAATGGAGCTAAAATTTTCCACAGGATCCAACTTTTCCAAACTTATATCTGCATTTAA